A single Bdellovibrio sp. ArHS DNA region contains:
- a CDS encoding cysteine rich repeat-containing protein: MGKYVLACMMVLGFSSFAQPGGGGVCAKDRETLCGNVEHGGGKVAQCMKDNQDKLSPECKAHMEKAKETMKEVREACHDEMQKFCGDMKPGKGRMMKCMKENKEKFSAACQEEMASAKEMRKKRK; the protein is encoded by the coding sequence ATGGGTAAGTATGTTTTAGCTTGTATGATGGTTTTAGGATTTTCCTCGTTTGCTCAGCCTGGCGGAGGCGGGGTGTGCGCAAAGGATCGTGAAACTCTTTGCGGAAATGTAGAACACGGCGGCGGCAAAGTCGCGCAATGTATGAAAGACAATCAGGATAAGCTTTCTCCAGAGTGTAAAGCGCACATGGAAAAAGCTAAAGAGACAATGAAAGAAGTCCGAGAAGCTTGTCACGATGAGATGCAAAAGTTTTGTGGCGACATGAAGCCCGGAAAAGGTCGCATGATGAAGTGTATGAAAGAGAATAAAGAAAAATTCTCGGCAGCCTGCCAGGAAGAAATGGCCTCTGCAAAAGAAATGCGCAAAAAACGTAAATAA
- a CDS encoding exopolysaccharide biosynthesis protein → MKSRFITAMDLLQAEAAKGDLTLRRIFQLLGEEGHAMLMLFLSLPFLQPIPIPGLSTPLGLLIAVVAVFLYRNKPPWLPQRFENLKVSAEVLLKVSEIAEKIWGHAVKIIKQRLVFLHDHWFFRILNLGVFVTNSLLLSLPLPIPFSNTVPVVGIILCAIGHMEKDGVFILFSYLWCLIVASFFATLTMGAVHFTL, encoded by the coding sequence TTGAAAAGCCGTTTTATTACTGCCATGGATCTTTTGCAGGCAGAAGCAGCCAAAGGGGACCTGACGTTGCGCCGAATCTTCCAACTTTTGGGGGAAGAGGGGCACGCCATGCTTATGCTTTTTCTAAGTCTGCCTTTTTTGCAGCCGATCCCTATTCCTGGACTCTCAACTCCCTTGGGACTTCTTATTGCCGTGGTGGCGGTTTTTCTTTATCGAAACAAACCGCCATGGTTGCCACAAAGGTTTGAAAATCTGAAGGTCTCGGCCGAAGTGCTTTTGAAGGTCTCTGAAATCGCCGAAAAAATCTGGGGCCATGCCGTTAAGATTATAAAACAACGACTGGTCTTTTTGCATGATCACTGGTTTTTCAGAATCTTGAATCTTGGTGTCTTTGTGACGAACTCTTTGCTTTTATCGCTGCCGCTGCCCATTCCTTTTTCCAACACTGTTCCCGTTGTCGGCATCATTTTGTGCGCCATTGGGCACATGGAAAAAGACGGCGTTTTTATCCTTTTTAGCTACTTATGGTGTCTGATAGTTGCGTCGTTCTTTGCAACTTTAACCATGGGAGCTGTCCACTTTACTTTATAA
- a CDS encoding TMEM165/GDT1 family protein, which yields MDWKIFASTFITIFLAEMGDKTQFAALAASSQSKSTLTVMIAVVLALGLAGVLGVIFGKFLGTLLNPQIMKYVSGSLFILVGIWVLTAKG from the coding sequence ATGGATTGGAAGATTTTTGCGAGCACTTTTATCACTATTTTTTTGGCTGAAATGGGTGACAAAACGCAGTTCGCGGCCCTTGCTGCTTCTTCACAATCAAAATCCACATTAACGGTGATGATTGCTGTCGTTCTTGCCTTGGGACTTGCCGGGGTTTTGGGCGTTATCTTTGGGAAATTCCTGGGAACCCTGTTAAATCCCCAAATTATGAAGTACGTTTCCGGATCTTTATTTATTTTAGTCGGTATCTGGGTCCTGACAGCGAAAGGGTAG